One Gadus morhua chromosome 13, gadMor3.0, whole genome shotgun sequence genomic window carries:
- the LOC115556648 gene encoding uncharacterized protein LOC115556648 — protein sequence MKDKTPPVILEVVEKAKKDVCDLLKNGRAFSYAVLKQIVSSPNPIEGLIEELKYHHLFVTGVPPPLPIGNPRLVTETLSECPGEAPGETEPSDVESCGSNELFQCRQEKTYTKDKMVKAKDLGILKKHSADHPLLKRFADYLKNDYENAKYQQEVDTVSRYLYFADPTEPSLKFVNDREKLRDFLGQQAKAGYKAQTSGNYIKCLKRFLEFHLTRTGLRQDDRELYKQCTLYLSFLTSSQSVLSKQASKEIVQKRHALLFDKSQPTPRECLAVLDKGEGDLVKIMNQLDDSSSSSLSRTECIFVLYYLEAIVILRHCQRPCVVQSMKVKEWLERKHADDDSIVFVKDHKTAAHFSIVLSKKEEAWFEKYYNKVRPQLLAGERKRKRDEQDEKDGDDFFFVSSRGKPINNAAGDLIKLQQKCNVPQVSSQVVRRVFQTAANRLDDPQKKAVFDYLG from the exons ATGAAGGATAAGACACCACCAGTGATCCTAGAGGTGGTTGAAAAGGCCAAGAAAGATGTGTGTGACCTCCTGAAGAATGGACGGGCTTTTAGTTATGCAGTCCTGAAGCAAATCGTCTCATCACCAAATCCAATCGAAGGATTGATTGAGGAGCTGAAATACCATCACTTGTTTGTGACAGgagtccctcctcctctgcccattGGTAATCCAAGGTTGGTCACCGAAACCCTTTCTGAATGCCCTGGGGAGGCACCCGGAGAGACAGAGCCATCTGATGTGGAATCTTGCGGCAGCAATGAGCTTTTTCAATGTAGACAAGAGAAAACGTATACCAAAGACAAAATGGTGAAAGCGAAGGATTTAGGCATTTTGAAAAAGCATTCAGCAGATCATCCATTGCTCAAGCGCTTTGCAGACTACCTAAAGAATGATTACGAAAATGCAAAGTACCAACAGGAGGTTGACACTGTTTCCCGGTACCTGTATTTTGCTGATCCTACGGAACCATCTTTGAAGTTTGTCAATGACAGAGAGAAGCTCAGAGACTTCCTGGGTCAACAGGCTAAGGCAGGGTATAAGGCACAAACATCAGGAAATTACATCAAGTGCTTGAAAAGGTTCTTGGAGTTCCACTTGACAAGGACCGGCTTGAGACAGGATGACAGGGAGCTCTACAAGCAGTGCACGTTATATTTGAGTTTTTTAACTTCTTCACAGAGTGTCCTCTCTAAGCAAGCGAGCAAAGAAATTGTGCAAAAGAGGCATGCCTTGTTGTTTGACAAAAGTCAACCCACACCTCGTGAATGCTTGGCTGTTCTTGATAAAGGTGAAGGTGACTTAGTGAAAATCATGAATCAACTTGATGACAGTTCTTCTTCCTCCCTGAGTAGGACTGAGTGCATATTTGTGCTATACTATCTTGAGGCAATTGTCATACTAAGACACTGCCAACGGCCATGTGTGGTGCAGAGCATGAAG GTCAAGGAATGGCTTGAACGGAAACACGCAGATGATGATTCAATCGTTTTTGTAAAGGACCACAAGACGGCTGCACATTTCTCAATTGTCCTGTccaagaaggaggaggcgtggttTGAGAAATATTACAACAAAGTGCGGCCACAGCTCCTTGCTGGCGAAAGGAAACGTAAGCGAGATGAGCAGGATGAAAAGGATGGAGatgattttttctttgtgtcctCCCGCGGTAAGCCAATTAACAATGCAGCTGGTGATCTGATAAAGCTCCAGCAAAAGTGCAACGTCCCCCAGGTGAGCAGCCAGGTTGTACGGAGGGTATTTCAGACAGCAGCTAACCGCCTGGATGACCCTCAGAAGAAAGCAGTTTTTGACTACCTGGGATGA